GGTGATCATGGTGCAACATTACTATTATCCATGGGACTCCTCTCACAGACCTCAACGTTTTGCTCCATTCTTTGGCTATCCCACATGCAAACACCTGACTTACATGCTCAAAACATGCTGCCTCCATTTGCAGAGCATCCACAATTTTCTATCCTTTTTAGACTGTGTGCAGCCTTCTGAGTTTCACAGCCTCAAGATGTTCTAAAGGCACTGGGTATATTGAGACGCCAAATAAGAACTACACAAATTAGTTTCTATATGGCATTATTACTGGCTagtgacagccctgctctcctggtaTATCCAAGTGTATTTGTATACAGGCAGTACACATAGGTCTATCTAGTCTTGCGGCAAGATTTTCTGAAATGATCAGTCTAGATAGTCAACTACCATCAGACATTCAGTTTCATGATATCACAAGCGCTCACATTTACGATACATTCCAGTTGTCTTAATAAGGACTTTTAACCAAAGGAAAGCAGTTAACATGGAGGAGCATTCAAATACTACTGGAGAAGTTCTTACTGACTTCAATCTTAAGATTTTTAATCtgggacatagaatcataggttggaaaagacctctcagatcatcaggtccaaccatcaacccaacaccaccatgcctactaaaccatgtcccaaagtgccacatctctATGtggtttgaacacctccagggatggtgactcagccacctgccccgggcagcctgttccaatgcctgaccactctctcagtaaagaattttttcctaatagccaatctgaacttcccctaatgcagcttgaggccatcagctctcgtcctatcactagttacttgggagaagagaccaacacctgcctcactacaacctccttccaggtagttgtagagagcaataaggtcccctctcagcctcctcttctccatgtTTCACTTTCAGTCCAAAAGCTTTCTTCTATGTCCTGAACAGATGATCAAACCACCCAGTGAGCAACCTAACTCCATAAGAACTACTGTAGAGCTTCACCAAAGAGACAGCAGATGAAGTGAGAGGTGCCTTTGGGCCCAAAAATGGGGAGGTGCAGTTTTGTGCGCTTGAACTACTGGGAAAGTAGAAATCCCCAGGCACCAAAATGAATAGATTCAATCTTCTCCAACAAACAATAGTACATCCTCCCTTCAGCAGGCATTCACGTgagaacaagcaagcaaaaaaatccCGCCAAGGAGGTTCTATCTTTTTTGACACTATGGGTGGCCCTAAGTCAAGCTATGCCTTTGTCAGGCTACCATCCACACTATCACAGAGAGTGACTTTACTCCACAGCTTAAATGAAAAATATCCCACAACTGCAATCGTCACAGAAGAGAGTGGCCTCAGAAGAACTCCCCACCCTCACCCACCTCCCCTTGACTACATGATGTGAATGCTTCCATGATCTGCCTCCCAAAAATAACCTCGTTGCTCGCTCTTCGTGTCTGAAATGCAGCTGGAGGCAGCCAGACAGCACAACTGAAAGCTGGAAGCTTCCTGCATTTAGCTCACAGATGCATTGACACTGAAGTCTAATTACAGACCCCCTAAAAACATACACTGTTCACAACTTCACAGCTTAGAGTCAATTAAAACCATTCACCACACGTGCAAGGTCATAACATGCAGGCCAAGAGTCCTAGAATAAATGACTCACGCAGGCTTGTGCTGGCTACCAAACGCCATAGCTGCACAGCTCAGCAGCTTCCCTGGTTGTCACCAGGGACTGCAGTTGGGTTGTATCTTCCAGTGATCTTCAGCAGTATTCGCAGCAAGAGCTTTTGGTTGTCATGTACTTCAGGGAGCTAAGGGTCGGAAATCCCTTTGGCATTGTTCTAAAGCCATGAATTAACCTACCACCCCTTCCTCAAGTCATGAGATGAGCTTGAAAATAATATTGTCATGTGGTTATTTGCCTCCAGCATTAGATGCTCAGAttcacattttcaagctttttctgcagctatttctttgaaagaaagagagagcaaGTTAGGATTCGTGTGTGGCTAATGTACATCAAGCTAATGCTTTAAGAAAAACAGCAGCCATCATGAGAGTTGGCAACTCTCAAATCGCTGGTTATGGAGGGAAGAATATTAAACAGCTATCATCAATCTATCTAGATCCAGGAAGTGAGCCATGAAATGCTGACAAAGGGGAATATCTGGTCTGACAATGACGGTATATTTATCTTTTAAATGAAGAATAATGGAGTTACACTGAAGAGACTCATTTTAACTTTGCAACAGTGAAGTATCTATCTCATCACCTTAGGGTGGTATCTGAGCACCTCAGGGTAAGAGAATTTATTCTTCTAGCTCTTTTAGAGACTATCATTTTACACAGACAGTTACTCTAGCCTCCAAAGAAGCCCCATGAGCAGCACAAACAGAGAAAAGGGAGTGTGCAAACCAGCCTTCCGAACAGCGCTAGCACAGCCTCCCATCGCAGCAACAGGGCAGGTAGTCAGCTCCCTTTTCATCCTCAGCTTCTTTTCTGCCAAATACGGCTAACACCAAATTGACACAagaatgttgggggggggggggggggagttgagGATGAAAACATCTTCACTTATTTTGTTTCCCAGCACGTTACGTCTTGTGACTGGGAGCATGAATGGTGTATACGTGCGCAGACCATCCCACAAGAAGAGCACAGCGGTGCACAGGGCCTCACGTACTAGGACAGGAGCTGTAACACTAGGGTACAGCTAACACCAAGCTGCAATCCTATCAGCCCTGGGGCTGTCCAAGCGTGCTCAGCCAAACCCAGATTTGGCTAATTTTCTACAGaccactaccaaaaaaaaacaaacccaaaccaaccaaccaaacccccaaaaaacaaaaccacagggaAAGGATGACACAGATACTGAACTGTGATTGAAACAGTCAGTTACAGCTTGAGTCAGAAGAAAAACTGCAAGTGCATTTATAATTAAGGAAGCCAGAGAAACTCAGCATTCCTGTACAGGTACATGCAATCACCTACACCAAGCTAGCTGTAGGTCACTTACTAGgatctctacctcctttttcttcccccagcaAGACTGAGCCCAGCCTgcacaaaaatctttttttgttgttttaagctAGCAATGGATTCATCATGCCATCCCCATACCCTTTCTATCTAAGGGCTGGATCCTACCAACAAGGACTCATgctctcctgtgcagcctgctgtaggtgaccctgcttcggcagggggggttggactagatgacccacagaggtcccttccaacccctactattctgtgattctgtgattctgtaagttcTGATAAACTCACCTGCTTTTTTCCTCAGTATCCATGCCATGTCTGCTGACATTACAAagaaagcacaagagaaaaaCCTCAAACAACACTAAGCAAATTCACTGCTTAGAGAAAAACTCCTCTTGGACTTATACAGAAGTACTGAAGTCTTACCCCACTCACAAGAAAACAAGTACCTGCTGTGTGGAGACACAACAGCAGGGCCCAATGCACATCTTCTCCCACCTGCCCCCTAAACAGCACACAGCTGGAGTCAGACCTCTCCACAGCCCAACCTCCCTTTGCTTTAAAGGGCGGCAAAACAACTTCCTGTCCTCAGCTGAAAGGGGCATTCAGGTATAGTAGCCAGTTCACACCAGAATAGGGTCACTGGGaaaggagctgcagctgctgtaGTTCGATGCTACCTCACCCTGGGAGAGGTTTGTGCTCTGGCAGCCACAGGAGCCCTTCGGCACATCCCCGTGGTGGCAGAGCCTTAGTGTTAGCAACCTGACCAGCAAACAGCTGCCCTTCTCTCTCCTTCACAAGCTCCGAAAAATTTATTTATCTATTATTTTTACTGCTAAGGAGAGTAGGGCATTATCTTAACAGCAGCCAAAAAATGCAGCAGCATGCGTTAAATCTGCACTGTTAGTTGACCACCTCATCTTTGCAGAAGGCCCTCAGCGCAAAATAGCCCAGACCAGGCAGCCAGCCATGCTGGGGCCAAAACACGCTCTGGCTGTCAGTGTTTTTGCACTGGGTCAAGCGTGCAGATAGGCAGCACATGGTTCCTCATGCTGGGAGGCTATGGGgtttcttttgggtttgtttctctCTCCAGGGGTGTGCTTGGCAAGGAGGGCACGAGCACAGCAACCTCACTCGCAGCTTCTCAGCAAACTAAATGGGCTTCAGTCCTCACTAAAATCAAAGCTCTGGCTTTGCTTCAGCTATGCACAGAGAGGGGGTGCCTATGGAAAGGAATTAGAGCTTGAACACAGAGCAGAACCAGAGCATAGCAAAACCTCCAAATCCTGAAATCACATGACTGAGCTTTCCTAACTACACAGCAAGCGCGTTGCTGTACCAAGAGAACGCATTCCCATCTGAACGGCAGGCTTGTCAGTAatttaaagcaataaaaaaagagCATACCATCAAAAAATATCAGAATTGAAACGAAGCAGCTGATATTAGAAAACTGTGCTGAGGTTTTAAGAGCAGGCAAATTATAAGCTGTAGGGAAGAGAGGCAGTAGCAAGGAAGCCTCTTACCTTGATAACGAAACCCTTTCTGTTGACCTGTGTAAGGAAAGAGCCACCAGTAATTTAGACAGGAAAGTTTCTACTGTTTTACACTGGTGAAAAGTGGGATTCAGAAGAAAATCCTTAAATCTTTCAAGACCACAATGATTTATTTTCTCCTGTAAAGCAGAAGGAGCAGCTGCCATAACTCTGCTGCAGTCTGCCTTTCAGCAAGTGTGGAGACTCGTTTCTGAAAGCAAGTTGTCACCCCTGAAGATCTTGAGCACTGAAGTCATTCTTGCTCTGGTAAAAAGCATTCTGGGCCACAGAGGGGTCAGAAATTGGCAACAGCAATTGCTGCAGAATTTGTTGTGCCAGAAAATTTTTCTCTGAAAGCCAGCGTTCATATTCTAGTGGTGGCTTTGATTCAATCCAGGAGAAAAATATCCACTTTTTCACGTTATCTCATCTCCTGTGTCCTAGGGAGAGGCTGATCACATATTAGCCAAACACCATggatgcagggaagaagaagaGTTCAGAGGGATTAGATGCAATGAAGCAAAACAATATTTTCCAGTGTGCACTCCTTTCTCACAAATGTGAGCATCAGCTTCACATCCAGCAAATGACTAGTGATAACAGGGGCACTTCAGGGCATCATGTGGCATGAAAATGTGTATGGAGACGTGTCTGTAAGCGACTCGCTGGGAACACAACTCCTCCTGAGAAACCGGTGAccggggaggagcaggaggaacggCTTTACAAAGCCATTTTGCTAAAAGACTGTATTTTGCTGTTTAATCCTCAATTACACACATGACTTCACTGTGGAAAGGTCACCAGACAAAGGCGTTCAGTGAgctggggctgaggggggggatCGCGTGGCAGGTCTCAGCCTTGCTCCTGCCGAGCCCTTCACCTACGCAGCGCCAGCGAGGGGCGAGCCCAGCGACCGCACCGGCGGGAACCGCGGTAGATCGGTGGGAACGAGCACAAATTGTCGCAGCAGACGCGGGAGAGCCGGCCCCAAGCCGcctgccgcccctccccgcacccGGGTACCGCGGCCAGCAGCTTGCGCCGGCAGCGCCCTCGCCGCGGCCCGGCGTTCTGCCCCGGCACACGCGGCGGATGACGGCGGGGGCGGAGCGTGGCCCGTccgccggggccctgcccgccgcccccagcGCCTCAGCCGTAGCCCGGGACCCCCCGCGGACGCCCCGGCCGGGGCGCAGCAGGCGGGGGCGGCACGGCCCGCACGTGACCTTcccgccccagcgccgctgccgcccgcccggccgctctCCCTCCCTCAGAGCCGGCGGGATGCGGCgggcggcggtgccggtgctgctgctgctgctggcgggcTGGCGGCCGCCTCCGCGGGGAGCGCgggcccagcgcccggccgcaggcGCAGGTAAGGAGCCGTCCCGGGGAGCCCGGGGCCCCGCTGTGCAGGCTGTGGGGCGggcggctctgccccgcagctGCGGGGAGCGCCTCCGCCAGCTGCCtcacccccctcccgccgccctccgTCCCCAGGTGCGCCGCTCCGAGGGCTTCGCCGCAGCCCTCCGGGCGTTGCTGCCGCTGTCCTTGTCCCAGAGTGGAAAACAAACCTGAGAGACGGAACTGTCCCTGGAGGCTGGCTGCGGGGGGGGTCTGAGCCCCGGAGCCCTACAGCcgggaaagggggaagggaggcGGAGGGGTAACACGTTTGCACTccattttcagaaaacagcagcGGCTGCGTCCTTTCTTCTTCATCGGAGTTTCCCGAAGGATTTTTTACACCGCAGGAGAGAAAGGATGGAGGAATCGTTATCTATTTCATAATTACACTTTACATGTTTTTGGCTGTGTCCATTGTGTGCGATGATTACTTCCTGCCTTCTCTAGAGATCATCAGTGAATGTAAGTGAACAGCCTGATCTTTTCCATGTCAGACCGAGCAGCTGGGTGTAGAACATTCTGTTTAGAAAAGCTTCAGAGTGCTCTGGAGACAAAACTCAAGAAAGTTCAGAGTCTCTGTGCACAGTTCAACTTATCAATATAATATTTAACTCAATACCATGCGTCAATATTATGCTGAAAAATCATACTCTGATTACACTCTGCACACACATTCGTTTAAGATTTGCTTTCCCTGTGTGTCCTGGGCTCAGACAAACCATGACTGCATGCCTGGAGGAAAATCTTAAAACTTCCTCAGTGTTAATTAAACTGACAATGGAGCTGTGGGGTGAGCAGTAATATGTCCAGGTTACTAGTAAGAGCAAAATAAAAGgggcggtggggatggggacgaCAGATGATCAAAGCAAGAAACCAAAACTCTATGTTAAAATGTGGGAATTAAGTACCTTGTAGTGAGCAAGTATCAGGATGAGCTACTGTTTACATACTAAAGGTATGACAGAGGAGGGAAAGCAATACCACAGCCACAACAGTTCTGTGAAATCTAATCAACCTGTAGTAATTCCCCTGGCTTCAGCAGACCACTGAATTAAAGAGATGGTCTTGGCCAAGAGTTCAGCTTTTCATtgccaagaattaaaaaaattcccCTAGGGAAACTCCTCCCTGAACACTGGAAAACATTCTCCAGACCAGAACACTTACAGAAAATGTAAGCTTAAACGTTGCTGTAGAGCCGGTATTTTTTTTATTGATGATAAATAAGCATTTGTCAGACTTTTCCCATAGTTAGCTGTATGTCCCTGTTCTTAGTGTGCAGAACTTGATCCACAGAGTGAGTTACAGTTCAGAAACAGTCAACTTACCAGGacaaaaatctcatttcattCAAGCAAGCACAGGTTCTTACACTGTCCATATGAAGTGAAAATTTGATTTTAAGATCGCAGCACTGATTTGAATTTAACTAGTATTTCTGGTATGTGAAGACACAGTAGCATGGATTTCCCTGGAAGATAGACAGACTTGACATGTATCGCGTAGCAATATCACACTAGAGTCCAAGGAATCTCCCCACGATTTACCCATATGAAACAAATGAAATGCctattttacattttaagatCATGCCCAAATGTCTTGTATTATCAGTACTACTTTCCtggtatttaaaataatttctgtaataaAGTTAGAAATAAATTAGCCCAATAAATGAGGTTATGCTTTCAATATATTCTTTTACCAATTTAAACTAAATGCATTAGCTGTATGAAAGTACGCAAAGTTCATTCTATTAAACTGTAGTAGCTTCTAACATTATATACTAACACAAGAAAAGGGTACAGACTACTGCCATATTTCTTTTTATAAGCAATTCTTTTGCTCTATCCTCAGGCCTTGGCCTCTCTCAGGATGTTGCTGGAGCAACTTTTATGGCTGCTGGAAGCTCTGCTCCAGAGCTTGTCACTGCTTTTCTAGGTAAGAGACACATGTTTCTAGATTCCTCAGAATCTAGAATTCTTTTCCTTGCATGCCAAACTGAAACATACCAGAGAGTCATTTTCCTTATAGGAGTCTTCGTGACAAAGGGAGATATCGGCGTCAGCACCATCCTTGGATCAGCAATCTATAATCTTCTTGGTATTTCTGCAGCTTGTGGGCTGTTTTCCAGCGTGGTATGTATCAACTTTGACAGTTCTGCTCCTAAGAGCCAAATGGTTATCCTTTCTGATTTGCCAACAAAAGCCAAGAGAGACTTACTATGACAACTGTCAAGTTTATTATTTAGTAGCAAAACCAGCATGTAATCAGTTTTAAGATAACTTGCTAtgaaagtttttaaaaacacTAACTTGTTAAATATCATACTTGTCATTCCCAAGAATCTTAAATTTTTACATAATATAGAAACAACATATTGATGCAGTATTTACAGCACTTAGTCATAAGTATTACAGACGAGTTTAAGAAAAGTAAATGAATCTGTGATCTGCAGGTTTCCAGGCTATCCTGTTGGCCGCTGTTTAGAGACTGTCTGGCATATACAATTAGTGCTGCGGCGGTCCTTGCGATGATATCTGACAACAGAATTTACTGGTAAGAGCACAAGTAGTGTTGAATTCATGTTGACTGGAGATTAGCGAGAcagtgttttgaaaaacaaaccaaccaaccaatcaaCCCCAAACCCAAACTTCAAGTAGCCTGAACCACCATTCACTAACAGAAATAAACATCCTGTTGACTTTAAAAACCAAGAAAGTTACAATGCTTGTAAAGATTATTACCTAAGCATTCAAATCCTGCATATTTATGAAGTTTGATCTGCATAGGTTTGTCTGTACAGACTTCACAATTTCTATCATAACTGTTTTGGCATAGCAATTCGTCTTCATAGTTTACTCCTTTTGAGCCTTTCCTTTGATAGCATCACTGTTAAGAAAAACATTTGTCTGCTAGAAGCAGATCATGAGCTTCTGCTGTTTTAACTCTCTTCCGTCAACACAAACTCCTGTTGCCTCAACAAGCCAGCCAGGTCCAGCACTAAGTCTCTGAAGATTCCAACTCAAAATAGCACATACTAGCCCTCTCTTTAACCGTCACGTGAAGACTCAATTTTGCAAACATCAGTTAAGATGTTCAATCAGTAAGATCCCCTGGAAAACATGCAGCTATACAATACACAAACAAGATTCTGCAGGGGACACGAATTAATCAACCTGCTGAGAGACATGGGGACACTCATGAGCTTCCATGACACTGGCCATACAACCGTAGATAAatgcttttgtgtgtttttcttttgctactcatgcaaattttctctctctctttctctctctctctctccttataCCAGCCATTTTAACAAAGAGTTGGGTTTTTTAACATTACACGttctgtaaaatctgttttccattcTAGGTACGAAAGCGCATCCTTGTTATTGATATATGGATGTTACATCCTGGTACTTTGTTTTGACATTAAAATCAACCAATACCTCATGAAAAAGTTCAGTCCCTGCTGTACGTGTCTTACAAAAGCTATGGAAGAGACTGCCGAGCAGCAGCCACTGGTTGGATGGAGGGAAGAGAGTGGACCTCTAATTCATCAACAGTCAAGAACAGATAGCGGAATTTTTCAAGATACACTGGACTACTCTCAACTTTCAACAAGCCTGCATGGACTTGATGAAATCTCTGAAGGTACAAGTATTATTACAGTTGTCTCTAACACTCTGTCTGCCTATCTGCAACAGTTCTAATAAAGAGTAGATTCTCAGATATTATTAAGATTTTGTTGACAAAACACCTCCAGCACAGTATTTAAGTACATCATTAGTCTTCCCTAGACTGTAACATTAAGCAAAATCAGAGTGGTGGTATTTAAATGAAGTTAATTGCTAGAGGAATGCTAGGATAGTTGCTTATTTGTGTCATATTAGAGCAGCAGAATTCCATCAGTCTTTGCTGTGCACATTTGAAACTTCCCAGCAACACTGCTTGTAAAATACAGTATCAGTTGAGAGATGCACCAGTACTGCACCAGTACACACTGTTTTCTTACAACAGCAGGATCATAACCCAAAATATGCATTATATCAGAAGTAAAGGAATAGCTACGATGTGCCAACAGATCATCAGCTTCCTCTTCACTGAGGCAAAAAAGAGCCATTGGTGCTTACTGTGGTAAACATTTTGTGTAAACCTTTATAGAAAAGTTCATTTTTCATCCACCTTAGTTCTCTCCTAGTGACATGGTAATAAAGAACATTTGATTTCAGAGTTTTGTCCAGTGTGATGTAGAACTTGAGGAAGTACTTTTTAACCTTTTTTCAGTATTCTCACAAGTAGAGACAAGTTAACATGGCTGTATGCTATGGATTCAGACTTAATGCTACAACTTAAAACAGTTACTTTTTCTTCAACAGATCATCCAAGTGTCTTCACCATGCCTGAAGCAGATATGAAGAGGATTTTGTGGGTGTTATCCCTTCCTATTATTATTCTACTCTACCTGACTACACCAGATTGCAGAAGACAGTTCTGGAGGAACTGGTTCATGGTGACATTTTTAATTTCAGCAGCATGGATTTCTGCAATAACTTATGTTCTTGTATGGATGATAACAATAGCAGGTAGGTACCTAAAGTGCTGTTGCTATACAGCATCAACCAATTCAGAATCcctgaaaaaacagttttctcctgtgaagttttcctttccacaatTAACAATCAGTTTAGCAAAACAGACTTTGctgtaaaaaacccaacaagcaaacccaaaaaacctTTACGTTTGACTGCTTAGTTTGCCACCTTCTTCCACCTAATGAAAACCTCTTTAGAGTTCAGCTGCTTGGGACTGCTTACCATCACACGAACCAGAATTTGTTTAGCTACTAAAACCAGCCTATATTTAAAAAGAGGCAGTTTCATTAAACTGCTTCATGAAGTGAAACAATTAGATACACAGCAATAAACTTGTCAATCTGAAGTCTGACAAACATGGAATCCACCAAGACTAGAATTAAAGGCTCAGCATTCTGTAAAAGACCCATTATGTCTATACCTATATTTTTCTTGAACACTATAGTAAGAGATTTAGCATTAAATTAACTGCCAAAAAAACTCCCAAATTTTTGTACTATTTTATTTCAACTGTAGTGTCATGTGTTTCTTAAAcattcttggggggggggggggtgtatgtAAAGCTCTTACAAATCTGCATCATAAAGTGAAGCAGtaaaaaaattgcatttaagCGAGAGAAGAGGTGTGCACTTGTGTGTACGAATA
Above is a window of Opisthocomus hoazin isolate bOpiHoa1 chromosome 10, bOpiHoa1.hap1, whole genome shotgun sequence DNA encoding:
- the SLC24A5 gene encoding sodium/potassium/calcium exchanger 5, yielding MRRAAVPVLLLLLAGWRPPPRGARAQRPAAGAENSSGCVLSSSSEFPEGFFTPQERKDGGIVIYFIITLYMFLAVSIVCDDYFLPSLEIISECLGLSQDVAGATFMAAGSSAPELVTAFLGVFVTKGDIGVSTILGSAIYNLLGISAACGLFSSVVSRLSCWPLFRDCLAYTISAAAVLAMISDNRIYWYESASLLLIYGCYILVLCFDIKINQYLMKKFSPCCTCLTKAMEETAEQQPLVGWREESGPLIHQQSRTDSGIFQDTLDYSQLSTSLHGLDEISEDHPSVFTMPEADMKRILWVLSLPIIILLYLTTPDCRRQFWRNWFMVTFLISAAWISAITYVLVWMITIAGETLGIPESVMGLTLLAAGTSVPDTVASVLVARKGNGDMAMSNIVGSNVFDMLCLGIPWFIKTAFINTSGPIEVNSSGLTYTAISLICSVVFIFLAVHLNGWKIDKKLGAICLVLYLVFTVLAILYELGIIGNNPTRVCGN